TGGCTCCTCACCCCACAAACCAATGACAATTTGACATGtatccaaatttttttcctaGTAAGTGCTTACTTGCAAGTCAATACATATCAAATTATTATTGGCTTGTAAGGAGGAATGGGTCCTTATTGTTCTTAGAATATCGATGCAGCCACCCGGCTTATAACTGAGATTCCAAATGTGCCCATATTCTGTATAATGTGCTTTAAcggaaattttcttttctatatttatatttactCTTCTGAGTAAAGATTCTTATTTGCTCTTCTAGGACATGGTTAATTCATTTATCTCAATACTTTGTAGGTAATAGCTTCTCAACTTTATATTTACTTTGGGTATATTGAACTCTAAGAATGCTGCTTTCACTTATTTGTGCTACAGATTTAAATTATCGACATAGAAATGCCCAGATGGCAAGCCGGGCCTCAGTGGAGCTCCATACCCTCATTTTCTTCAGGAAACGGTATGagcgcgcacacacacacacactctctctctctctctctctctctaatattTCCTTTCATTCATGTAGGCCAACGGACACAGAGGCGAGAATAGTAAGGATAAGATCCAATGGATTTTTCGTATTTGTGCCCAAGTATGTTTCCTCACCTAATACAGAATCCTTTTCTGTctgttttgtgtgtgtggaCTGACTTTAATATTCTGGAGTGGAGTCGAGTGTTAAGATAAACTTGTGGAGGTGGTTTACATATGtgaactctttctttttcccatCTTTTGCAGGTATGGAATAGAAGGGCCTGTCTACTTGACCCCAAGAGGTGATAAGGAAGGCGGAGAGTGGTTTGTTGACGAGCAGCAGCAGAAGATTAGAAAAATGGACGGCAGCATGTCATACAGTGTTCTGCAGACAGTGTTTATTCATTTGGAGATTGTGGAGCCCCAGCCCAGTAGGCCGAAACTCCAGCTTACGCTAGTGTAGCCAAGTAACTTTGCCTCTCCCCAGTACTCTGTTTTCAGATGAGAAGTATCTGCAGTGGGTTGTGTGAACCAGGAGCTTTTGCAATGCTTGGTTCTAACCATCAAGGGGAGAGAGCTGTCATAGGACACATAGGAAATAGTGTATAGTTTCATAGTATaatttgttttactttttgaATTTACGGTGTGAGAGTTTTGGAAATTGATTGTAGAGCTGAGAGATTAGAAATTGATTCTATGCACAAAACAGTTTAATTTTAAGGTGTTATTGTTGCCAACCCAAACGACTCAGTTgtattttttaggtttaatgttttacaatttatattccaGGTCTGGTTGGGCAGTTTTAAGGATTGTTTAAtctggttattattattgatgaCTCAACAAATAATAGTTAAACTTGGTGTTTTTCCACGAATTTTCTGCCAGTGGATGTCCCAAGCTAAAAATTGGTGCTTGCATTGATACTAATTTCAATTCAACAAGAACAGTGCACCACAATGAATCATAATGCATAAATCAAGGCTTTATCTATGAGAAACATTGAGCTATGAAAAATCTAACACACAATCACCCCCttctctttatatatatttttcctaCTACACAATAAGTAAACGAAACAATGGGATCTACATACACGCCCAAATCATActctaattaatttttctctTCCAGTTGAAACAACCAATCGAATCGAAAAATGGAGGACAAAAGAACACCCAAATGCAGGAATGTAGATCCTTCTTCCCTCTGAAGTGTAAGCCTCTCACTATAAAATGCACCATTTAGGGATGCTTGCCATCCTCAGCTGAAGGCAGTTCAAGACAAGAGCCACATATAGACTGTTGACCAAATAGTAAGTGCCAAGGCTGCAACCAAGTATGTCCACAGGAAGATCACTGAGCACTCTGCCTCAGCCACATCAAACAGCTGGGTCATGGTTCCTGCATTAATTATAAGGAAGATTGTTAACAACCCTAGATTGTGAAGCTTGCTATTTGCAGAAGCATAATGGAGTTAGAAACGCTGCTTACCAATATTCATGGCAGGTGGCAGGGTAAACTGAACCATCAGCACAAAATGGAACAGAGGGTCTGATGGTAGAAACCCAACCTTGCTTGCTCCTATTACAATCCCGATACCAATCACGGGCATTACTACGTATCTAACAATGATCACTCCAATGATGATAGGAATTTTGATTGTCGATTTGCGTAAACCTATTCGATTAGTTTGTCAGATTGTCTCACCTCCTAGAACAGAAGAAAACTAGTTCTAATGTTGAAAATCATAGGTTCATTACCTTGGATGAGGTTGCCTCCAAGAATAAGTGTGATACAAGGGATGGTTCCATTCCTGCATAGTGCAGTTATTGTTACTTGACTTAGTACACAGAATGTTTTCGGtttaaatttgtttgattGAATCATAAGGGATGCGCCTTAAGCAGAAAGGTACCTACCCAAGTTGTGTAATAGAGTCTTCGATCACCCGCAGGGGGGCGCTGTCACCaattattatcttcttaagaaATGGAATTGACCCAATAAAGAATCCCACAATCTGATCATAGACAGATAACAAAGACAAGTCAGTTCTTGGTCAGTCTTGAGGTCTCGAGAAGCACTTATACCGTAAGAGAAATGTTAGAAAAACTCACCGCAGCTACCGTTGGTGGTGCCAGTAACTCATGTAAAATCTGCTTAACAAATGCTACTACTTTTCGGCTGAATGGTACGTCTGATTCATCGGCTACTATCTGCCATTTGAGAAATCCAGATAGTCCAAACAACGTGCTTGAGTTaatatttgcatatatatatatatatatatatatatatatataacacaaACTGAAGCCAGACTAGTTCTAGTTTTCATCAGACTTGTTATGTAGATTGGTATATGAGGGTACTCACAGCTTCTTGGTTTCTAGAACCATTTGATGAAACTACTATAGAACCCTGCTCTTCATCTTCTCCCTTGAGAAGGGGAGTTTCCCCCTCAGCGTCTAAATCACTGTTGGGATTCTTTGAGGCCTCCTCAGCTGCCTCAATTGCTTGAAGCGCTTTCCATTTCATCGCTGAAGTTCGTATCAGCTGGTAACTGTAAGTCCAGATGAAGAAACCCCCAAGCTGCAATAACCAAGTTACCTGTTAGCTTTgaaattaattcattttttatttttaaatcatgAACAAGTGGAGGTTTAACAATTGCATTACCGCCATGGAAAAAGACACATATGAGAGTCCAACCCTTTTACAAACACTATGATCGCCAAATGGGTTCCCATCCTCTTCACAGATTGCAGGGA
Above is a genomic segment from Prunus dulcis chromosome 7, ALMONDv2, whole genome shotgun sequence containing:
- the LOC117633683 gene encoding protein PIN-LIKES 5, translating into MGFWTLLEVACMPTFQVLIISVLGAFMATEYWNLLPVDARRSMNKVVFVVFTPSLVFASVAKTITFEDIISMWFMIVNVGLTFLFGGILGWILVKIVRPKPYQEGLVMAACSSANLGNLPLILIPAICEEDGNPFGDHSVCKRVGLSYVSFSMALGGFFIWTYSYQLIRTSAMKWKALQAIEAAEEASKNPNSDLDAEGETPLLKGEDEEQGSIVVSSNGSRNQEAIVADESDVPFSRKVVAFVKQILHELLAPPTVAAIVGFFIGSIPFLKKIIIGDSAPLRVIEDSITQLGNGTIPCITLILGGNLIQGLRKSTIKIPIIIGVIIVRYVVMPVIGIGIVIGASKVGFLPSDPLFHFVLMVQFTLPPAMNIGTMTQLFDVAEAECSVIFLWTYLVAALALTIWSTVYMWLLS